A genome region from Labilibaculum antarcticum includes the following:
- a CDS encoding S9 family peptidase, giving the protein MKKYFVSIVLVILSTTLYCSAQKENNKSLSIKNWLQVNTESIQLPAFHSTQNMDGDTYELQNLLQENYLDKDKQQPAEKNILKWNGENLQWTKVSANAKDFLNTKSDKNSISYCITYFSTDEWMKAKLIVEANPMLEVYINGEKKISHYEETTDDAKELSEELKLEPGKHCILVKVLNTKKNNDFKLSIEPKEDWNKNDITFSLSPEQNLTIHKVLDGEKVQNIELSSDGKLAILSYIRTLPPSDDSENWKEIQEIATGKVLYTFRGSQLSDIQWLPAGNRISYTKKYNDNTSIFIFDFENGSEIELSNNIADFSSYNWTPDGKQIIYSVMKDHSEDWKIRKIQGMEDRLPWFRTRSFLYKLDISSGIKQRLTFGTTTTGLQDISPDSKHILFSQSRPDYKEYPYDKQNLYQMNLKTFQTDTIWKDKLFGGSAQYSPDGSQLLIQAGPSCFGKLGESIGKQPLANNYDGQLYIFDLKSNKAEPITIDFDPSVSQAVWNKSDKNIYLKANDQDYIRLYSYETISKEFSTLEIDSDVVGNFTLSANGQSMAYTACSISSPYKAFNYDLESNTSSLICNPQKENIEHVKFGKTEDWNFTKEDGKTIIGRVYYPPNFDSNKKYPVIVNYYAGTSPVERSYGGRYPLNLYAAMGYVVYLLQPSGAIGFGQEFSAEHQNNWGITTADEIIEGTKKFLKAHSFADANRVGCIGASYGGFMTMLLQTRTDIFAAAISHAGISDITSYWGEGYWGYSYSVNASGKSFPWNNRKLYIDQSPLFNADKIVTPLLLIHGSVDTNVPLGESIQMYQALKLLGKDVDFVQVKNQDHHIKNYTQRILWNNTIFAYFAKHLKTQSQWWDDLYPDKNL; this is encoded by the coding sequence ATGAAAAAATATTTTGTATCGATAGTACTTGTCATACTAAGCACAACATTGTACTGCTCCGCACAAAAAGAGAACAACAAAAGCCTAAGCATTAAGAACTGGCTGCAAGTAAATACTGAAAGCATACAACTGCCAGCTTTCCATTCCACCCAAAATATGGATGGCGACACCTACGAATTACAAAACTTGTTACAGGAAAATTACCTTGATAAAGACAAACAGCAACCCGCAGAAAAGAATATTTTAAAGTGGAATGGTGAAAACTTGCAATGGACTAAAGTATCAGCTAACGCAAAAGATTTTTTAAACACAAAGTCTGATAAAAATAGTATTTCCTATTGTATCACTTATTTCTCAACAGATGAATGGATGAAAGCAAAATTGATAGTTGAAGCGAACCCAATGCTTGAAGTATATATCAATGGAGAAAAGAAGATTTCACATTACGAAGAGACAACCGATGATGCAAAGGAACTTTCGGAAGAACTAAAACTGGAACCAGGAAAACACTGCATTCTTGTAAAAGTTTTAAATACTAAAAAAAACAATGACTTTAAACTTAGCATTGAACCAAAAGAAGATTGGAATAAAAATGACATCACCTTCTCCTTATCGCCAGAGCAAAATCTTACCATTCATAAAGTTTTGGATGGTGAAAAGGTACAAAACATCGAATTATCTTCTGATGGTAAATTAGCCATACTTAGCTATATCAGAACCCTTCCTCCATCGGATGACAGTGAAAACTGGAAGGAGATACAGGAAATTGCAACAGGTAAAGTCCTTTACACATTCAGGGGCAGTCAATTATCGGATATTCAGTGGTTGCCTGCCGGAAATCGTATTTCTTACACAAAAAAATACAACGACAACACTTCCATTTTCATTTTTGATTTTGAAAACGGAAGTGAAATTGAATTGAGCAATAATATTGCTGATTTTTCCAGCTATAATTGGACTCCAGATGGAAAACAAATCATCTATTCAGTAATGAAAGACCATTCGGAAGATTGGAAAATCAGAAAAATTCAAGGGATGGAAGATCGTTTGCCATGGTTTCGAACCCGAAGTTTCTTATACAAATTGGATATAAGCAGTGGTATAAAACAACGCTTAACATTTGGAACTACAACTACTGGTTTACAAGATATCAGTCCCGATAGCAAGCACATCTTATTTTCTCAATCACGTCCTGATTACAAGGAATATCCTTACGACAAACAAAACCTTTACCAGATGAATCTTAAAACCTTCCAAACAGATACCATTTGGAAGGATAAACTATTTGGTGGTTCTGCTCAATATTCTCCCGACGGCTCTCAACTTTTAATTCAGGCAGGCCCTTCCTGTTTTGGTAAACTCGGCGAAAGCATTGGCAAGCAGCCATTGGCCAACAATTACGACGGACAACTATACATTTTCGATCTGAAAAGCAACAAAGCAGAGCCAATTACAATTGATTTTGACCCATCGGTTAGTCAGGCAGTTTGGAACAAAAGTGACAAGAATATCTATCTAAAAGCGAATGATCAGGATTACATTCGCTTGTATTCTTACGAAACAATCAGCAAGGAATTCAGTACTCTAGAAATAGATTCGGATGTAGTTGGTAATTTTACACTTTCTGCCAACGGACAAAGCATGGCTTACACAGCTTGTAGCATATCATCACCTTATAAAGCTTTTAATTACGATTTAGAAAGCAATACCAGTAGCCTCATCTGTAATCCGCAAAAGGAAAATATTGAACATGTGAAATTTGGAAAGACCGAAGATTGGAACTTCACCAAAGAGGATGGCAAGACAATTATTGGACGAGTTTACTACCCTCCAAATTTCGATTCCAATAAAAAATATCCGGTAATCGTAAATTATTATGCCGGCACATCGCCTGTTGAAAGGAGCTATGGAGGCCGATATCCTTTGAATCTTTATGCTGCAATGGGATATGTTGTTTATCTGCTTCAGCCAAGCGGAGCGATTGGTTTTGGTCAGGAATTTTCAGCAGAGCATCAAAACAACTGGGGAATTACCACGGCCGATGAAATAATTGAAGGAACTAAAAAATTCCTAAAAGCACATTCTTTTGCCGATGCCAATCGTGTAGGTTGTATTGGTGCCTCTTATGGTGGATTTATGACTATGCTATTGCAAACCAGAACTGATATTTTTGCTGCAGCCATCTCGCATGCCGGCATTAGTGATATCACCAGTTACTGGGGCGAAGGTTATTGGGGATATTCATACAGCGTGAATGCTTCCGGCAAATCATTCCCCTGGAACAACCGCAAGTTGTATATCGATCAAAGTCCCTTATTTAATGCTGATAAAATTGTAACACCCTTACTATTGATCCACGGAAGTGTTGACACAAATGTGCCACTTGGCGAAAGCATTCAAATGTATCAGGCATTAAAA
- a CDS encoding MATE family efflux transporter, translated as MRHNIKLGEVVTEQVNKIGRLWSDFMEALSGSEKVYTSGKIGKALFMLAIPMVLEMIFESVFAVADIFFVSKLGDDAVATVGITESIITIVYAIGFGLSMATTALVARRIGENKPEEASKVSFQAIVTGLFVSVFIAFVGIFYSKDLLTLMGANSTIVNEMSGYATIILGSNVIIMILFINNAIFRSAGDAALSMRVLIVANCLNLVLDPLLIFGWGSIPAYGVEGAAIATSLGRGMAVVYQFVMLGKGKGKIHLKWEHICLRWATIKQLVSLSVGGIGQNIIATSSWIGLMRIIAEFGSAAIAGYTIAIRILIFILLPSWGLSNAAATLVGQNLGANQPERAEKSVWAAGKINMVFLGLVGVVFYLFPRFFIELFTPDQSIVSNGIQALQIISLGFVFYGLGMVLLNAINGAGDTRTPTYFNLISFWIIEIPLAYFLAIQLGWDQKGVYYSIIISEMSLTLIAFLWFKQGRWKLMKV; from the coding sequence ATGCGCCATAATATAAAATTAGGTGAAGTAGTAACAGAACAAGTAAACAAGATTGGGAGACTTTGGAGCGATTTTATGGAAGCACTCTCGGGAAGTGAAAAAGTGTATACCAGCGGGAAAATTGGCAAAGCACTATTTATGCTTGCCATTCCCATGGTATTAGAAATGATTTTTGAGTCGGTATTTGCCGTAGCCGATATATTTTTCGTTTCAAAATTGGGTGATGATGCAGTTGCTACGGTCGGAATTACCGAATCTATTATTACCATTGTGTATGCAATAGGATTTGGATTGTCGATGGCAACAACAGCTTTAGTTGCCAGACGTATTGGAGAGAATAAGCCGGAAGAAGCATCAAAAGTTTCATTTCAGGCCATTGTAACAGGGCTGTTTGTTTCTGTGTTTATTGCATTTGTGGGGATTTTTTATTCAAAGGATTTGTTGACCTTAATGGGTGCTAACTCAACTATTGTAAACGAAATGTCGGGATATGCGACCATTATTCTTGGGAGCAATGTCATTATTATGATTCTTTTTATAAATAATGCAATATTCCGTTCGGCCGGTGATGCCGCTTTATCAATGAGGGTGTTAATTGTAGCGAATTGCCTGAATCTTGTTTTGGATCCATTATTAATTTTTGGATGGGGATCAATTCCTGCATATGGAGTAGAAGGAGCTGCCATAGCTACAAGCTTGGGGCGAGGAATGGCGGTTGTTTACCAGTTTGTTATGCTTGGTAAAGGAAAGGGAAAGATCCATTTAAAGTGGGAACACATATGTTTACGATGGGCAACGATTAAACAATTGGTAAGTTTATCGGTTGGAGGAATAGGGCAAAATATTATTGCGACTTCGAGTTGGATTGGATTGATGAGGATAATTGCCGAGTTTGGGAGTGCAGCCATTGCAGGTTACACCATTGCAATTCGGATACTGATATTTATTCTCTTGCCCTCTTGGGGATTGAGTAATGCTGCTGCAACATTGGTTGGTCAGAATCTTGGCGCAAATCAGCCGGAAAGGGCTGAAAAATCTGTTTGGGCAGCGGGAAAAATCAATATGGTATTTTTAGGCTTAGTGGGAGTTGTATTTTATCTTTTTCCACGCTTTTTTATCGAATTATTTACTCCGGATCAATCCATCGTTTCTAATGGAATTCAAGCTCTGCAAATAATCAGTTTGGGATTTGTTTTTTATGGTTTAGGAATGGTACTGCTGAATGCAATAAACGGAGCTGGTGATACCCGAACGCCGACATATTTTAATCTGATTAGTTTCTGGATTATTGAAATTCCACTTGCTTATTTCCTGGCCATTCAATTGGGGTGGGATCAAAAGGGCGTATATTATTCAATTATTATTTCAGAGATGAGTCTGACATTAATTGCCTTTTTATGGTTTAAACAAGGGAGGTGGAAGTTGATGAAAGTATAG
- a CDS encoding pyridoxamine 5'-phosphate oxidase family protein codes for MRRKEREITDRQLLDEILIKSNTCRLAINDGEYPYIFALNYGYSDNYLYIHCAKEGKKIDLLRKNNKVSFQIEYGNEIIPHEESCKWTTKYRSIVGQGEIEILSDFAEITAGLDILMQQAGKKMNTMQKLWGIF; via the coding sequence ATGCGAAGAAAAGAAAGAGAAATTACGGACAGACAACTTCTTGATGAAATTCTGATTAAATCGAATACCTGCAGACTTGCAATTAACGATGGCGAGTATCCGTATATATTTGCCCTTAATTATGGATATTCAGACAACTACCTTTACATTCATTGTGCTAAAGAGGGCAAAAAAATTGATCTGCTTCGCAAAAACAACAAAGTAAGCTTTCAAATAGAGTATGGCAACGAAATTATTCCACACGAAGAGTCTTGCAAATGGACTACAAAATACCGCTCAATTGTTGGACAAGGAGAAATTGAAATCCTAAGTGATTTTGCAGAGATAACAGCTGGACTTGATATACTTATGCAACAAGCTGGAAAGAAAATGAATACAATGCAAAAGCTGTGGGGCATATTCTAA
- the rlmD gene encoding 23S rRNA (uracil(1939)-C(5))-methyltransferase RlmD yields the protein MGRNRKQKPLLEKVVIEKLAAEGKAIGRVDDKIVFVTGVIPGDIVDVQVNKKRKSFMEGYPVAFHKHSPMKIDAFCEHFGVCGGCKWQNLPYEEQIKFKQQEVIDNLERIGKVELNGINEIIASEKTKFYRNKLEFTFSNKRYLTSEEIAIGDDIKRTPALGFHVPKLFDKIVDINKCHLQPEPSNAVRLAIKEYAFANDLSFFDIRNHEGFLRTLIIRTSTTDDVMIIVVFYHEDVEKREGLLKHLADKFPEVTSLMYIINEKANDSITDQEAILYKGVDHIFEQMENLRFKIGPKSFYQTNSDQAYNLYCKTREFAELTGDEVVYDLYTGTGTIANFVAKQAKKVIGIEYVPEAIADAKVNSEINGITNTEFFAGDMKNVLTKEFIELHGQPDTIIVDPPRAGMHTDVVETILHAAPKRIVYVSCNSATQARDLALMDEAYKVTKVQAVDMFPHTHHVENIVQLERR from the coding sequence GTGGGAAGAAATAGAAAGCAAAAACCACTTCTGGAAAAAGTAGTAATAGAGAAGTTAGCTGCCGAGGGCAAAGCGATTGGTAGAGTTGATGACAAAATCGTATTTGTTACCGGTGTAATACCAGGCGATATTGTTGATGTTCAAGTCAACAAAAAGCGCAAAAGTTTTATGGAAGGCTATCCTGTTGCTTTTCACAAACATTCTCCGATGAAAATTGATGCATTTTGTGAGCATTTTGGGGTTTGTGGTGGCTGTAAATGGCAGAATTTACCCTACGAAGAACAAATAAAATTTAAACAACAAGAAGTCATTGACAATTTAGAACGAATTGGCAAAGTAGAACTAAATGGAATCAATGAAATAATTGCTTCAGAAAAAACTAAATTCTATCGCAATAAGCTGGAATTTACCTTTTCTAACAAGCGGTACCTTACCAGCGAGGAAATTGCTATTGGCGATGATATAAAAAGAACTCCTGCACTTGGCTTTCACGTTCCAAAATTATTCGATAAAATTGTTGATATTAATAAATGTCACTTACAACCGGAACCATCGAATGCAGTTCGTTTAGCCATTAAAGAATATGCTTTTGCTAATGATTTATCCTTTTTTGATATCAGAAATCATGAAGGTTTTCTAAGAACATTAATAATCAGAACCTCAACAACCGACGATGTCATGATTATTGTTGTTTTCTATCATGAAGATGTTGAGAAGAGAGAAGGATTGCTAAAGCATCTTGCTGATAAATTTCCGGAAGTCACTTCATTAATGTACATCATTAATGAAAAAGCCAACGATTCAATTACCGATCAGGAAGCTATCTTGTATAAAGGTGTCGATCATATTTTTGAGCAAATGGAAAATTTACGCTTTAAAATTGGCCCAAAATCGTTCTATCAAACCAATTCTGATCAAGCTTACAACCTGTATTGCAAAACACGTGAGTTTGCCGAATTAACAGGCGACGAAGTAGTTTACGATCTATATACCGGAACCGGAACCATTGCTAATTTTGTAGCCAAGCAGGCTAAAAAAGTAATTGGAATTGAATACGTGCCCGAAGCCATTGCCGATGCGAAGGTTAATTCTGAAATTAACGGAATTACCAATACTGAATTTTTCGCTGGTGACATGAAAAATGTTCTTACCAAAGAATTTATTGAGCTTCATGGCCAACCAGACACCATTATCGTTGATCCACCGCGGGCAGGAATGCACACCGATGTAGTTGAAACAATTCTACACGCTGCACCAAAACGCATTGTCTACGTGAGCTGTAATTCAGCAACTCAGGCACGCGATCTGGCTCTAATGGACGAAGCCTACAAAGTAACCAAAGTACAAGCTGTTGATATGTTTCCGCACACACATCATGTGGAGAATATAGTGCAGTTGGAAAGACGATAA
- a CDS encoding SpoIIAA family protein translates to MAIIEKELYLHTPKKTTYEITYQLINKINSNVKNSYYMYVKEHKLLVECFCGEIEFKDVVELKKEIEDNLKEVVKFNILVDIQEDISTLSIEKLDKFIQFYQNLEFSSKIGRMAVVTSTPTQVVRTMLFIDALKENNTPIKVFSSVKSALDWLNTGIDLNRVKSILENFKTPVC, encoded by the coding sequence TTGGCTATTATTGAAAAAGAATTATATTTGCACACCCCAAAAAAAACGACCTATGAAATTACATATCAATTAATTAACAAAATAAATAGTAATGTGAAGAATTCTTATTACATGTATGTGAAGGAACATAAGCTTCTGGTTGAATGCTTTTGTGGAGAGATAGAGTTTAAAGATGTAGTTGAATTAAAAAAAGAAATTGAAGATAATTTAAAAGAAGTAGTAAAATTTAATATTTTAGTAGACATTCAAGAAGATATCAGCACGCTATCGATAGAAAAATTGGACAAATTTATTCAATTCTATCAAAATTTAGAATTCAGTTCTAAAATTGGAAGGATGGCTGTTGTCACAAGCACTCCAACTCAAGTTGTAAGAACAATGTTATTCATTGATGCACTAAAAGAGAATAATACACCTATAAAGGTGTTTAGTTCAGTTAAATCGGCTCTGGATTGGCTTAATACAGGCATCGATCTTAATAGGGTAAAATCAATACTTGAAAATTTTAAAACACCTGTGTGTTAG
- a CDS encoding AAA family ATPase has product MNHLFVPNVGRVDFQDIVFDEKLSIQIQQFLREYEHFEILTKFGLPVVNKLLLFGKSGCGKTMTAKAIANKLGKKLKTINLGNIVSSKLGETSRNIAAAFKMVETQEAVLFFDEFDSLGKERNYDNTDSSEMKRVVNSMIQLIDSLPRNSIFIAATNQIGLIDEALIRRFELKLEFYNPSQNYLDQLYDQLISKYPKEYQKVSRIYDISFAEAETIVLQEVKGNIIQSELLKKAQILQADKLTGICDN; this is encoded by the coding sequence ATGAATCATTTATTTGTACCCAATGTGGGACGGGTTGATTTTCAGGATATTGTTTTTGATGAAAAATTATCAATTCAGATACAGCAGTTTTTAAGGGAGTATGAACATTTTGAAATCCTAACTAAATTTGGACTTCCGGTGGTAAATAAGCTCTTGCTTTTTGGGAAATCAGGTTGTGGAAAAACCATGACTGCCAAAGCAATTGCAAATAAGTTAGGCAAGAAGTTGAAAACGATTAACCTTGGCAATATTGTTTCTTCTAAATTAGGAGAAACATCAAGAAATATTGCTGCTGCATTTAAAATGGTTGAAACTCAGGAAGCTGTTTTGTTTTTTGATGAGTTTGATTCTTTGGGAAAGGAAAGAAACTACGATAATACAGATAGCAGTGAGATGAAACGGGTGGTTAATAGTATGATTCAACTGATTGATTCTTTACCTCGAAACTCCATTTTTATTGCTGCTACAAATCAAATTGGTTTGATTGATGAGGCATTAATTAGACGTTTTGAGTTGAAGTTGGAATTTTACAATCCATCACAAAACTATTTAGATCAGCTGTATGATCAATTGATTTCAAAATATCCGAAGGAATATCAGAAAGTAAGCCGAATTTATGATATTTCTTTTGCCGAGGCTGAAACGATAGTTTTGCAGGAGGTGAAAGGAAATATTATACAATCAGAATTACTAAAGAAAGCTCAAATTTTACAGGCAGATAAGCTCACAGGGATTTGTGATAATTAG
- a CDS encoding ABC-F family ATP-binding cassette domain-containing protein, translating into MISINNLTVEFGGFTLFKQVSFIVNTRDRIGLVGKNGAGKSTLLKIFAGFQAPTAGIVSLPNEIKIGYLPQQVNHIDGNTVMEEALSAFEEVLGLEKEIAEINLEIAERTDYESEEYMKLIERLTDRNDRYHMMGGENIEAESERTLLGLGFLRSDFARQTNEFSGGWRMRIELAKILLRRPHVFLLDEPTNHLDIESIQWLEDFLKTYPGAVVLVSHDRAFLDNITNRTVEISVGKIYDYKVPYSQYVVLHAERREQQLKTYLNQQKQIKDTEDFIERFRYKASKSVQVQSRVKQLEKIDRIEIDEEDTSQLSLKFPPAPRSGDLVCEVKNLSKAYGDHLVLNELEFVIERGEKLAFVGKNGEGKSTLVKVLMDEIEYTGTCKLGHNVKIGYFAQNQAQMLNENKTVFETIDDVAVGDVRTKIRSILGAFMFRGEDIDKKVKVLSGGERSRLAMIRLLLEPVNLLVLDEPTNHLDMKSKDVLKEALNQFDGTVIVVSHDREFLNGLSSKVYEFTNKKIKEHLGGIYDFLQAKKMDSLKELEVKNTVASVQVEVASSDNKLNYLERKEMSKKISKMERAISNSEENIARFEEKIAEMEDMLANSENIQDQSLFAKYEKAKKDLEKEMSDWENLNEELELLIAEKGE; encoded by the coding sequence ATGATCTCTATTAACAATCTTACGGTTGAGTTTGGTGGCTTTACCCTATTTAAGCAAGTTAGTTTTATTGTAAATACTCGTGACCGAATTGGATTGGTTGGGAAGAATGGTGCAGGAAAATCAACTTTGCTGAAAATATTTGCCGGTTTTCAAGCTCCTACAGCAGGAATTGTTTCATTGCCAAATGAGATTAAAATAGGATATTTACCGCAACAGGTCAATCATATTGACGGCAATACTGTAATGGAGGAGGCTTTATCAGCTTTTGAAGAGGTATTGGGCTTAGAAAAGGAAATTGCTGAAATTAATTTGGAGATTGCTGAGCGAACCGATTATGAATCGGAAGAGTACATGAAGCTAATAGAGCGACTTACTGATAGAAATGATCGCTACCATATGATGGGTGGCGAAAATATTGAGGCCGAATCGGAGCGTACTTTACTTGGATTGGGATTTTTAAGAAGTGACTTTGCCCGACAGACCAATGAATTTAGCGGGGGATGGAGAATGCGAATAGAATTGGCGAAAATTTTGTTGCGCCGTCCACATGTTTTTCTTCTCGATGAGCCAACAAACCATTTGGATATTGAATCAATTCAGTGGTTGGAGGATTTTTTGAAAACTTATCCGGGAGCAGTGGTATTGGTATCTCATGACAGGGCATTTTTGGATAATATCACTAATAGAACGGTTGAAATTTCTGTTGGTAAAATATATGATTATAAAGTTCCTTATTCTCAGTATGTTGTTCTACATGCTGAACGTCGCGAACAGCAACTCAAAACCTATCTGAATCAGCAAAAACAAATAAAAGATACTGAAGATTTTATTGAACGTTTTCGCTATAAGGCTTCAAAATCGGTTCAGGTTCAGTCTCGTGTTAAGCAACTGGAAAAAATTGACCGTATTGAGATTGATGAAGAGGACACTTCTCAATTGAGTTTGAAATTTCCACCAGCACCTCGATCGGGAGATTTGGTTTGTGAGGTGAAAAATTTAAGCAAGGCATATGGTGATCATTTAGTTTTAAATGAGCTTGAATTCGTTATTGAAAGAGGAGAGAAATTAGCTTTTGTTGGTAAGAATGGAGAAGGGAAGTCGACTCTGGTAAAAGTTCTGATGGACGAAATCGAATACACTGGTACTTGTAAGCTCGGACACAATGTTAAGATTGGTTATTTTGCTCAAAATCAAGCTCAAATGCTGAATGAGAACAAAACTGTATTTGAAACTATTGATGATGTTGCAGTTGGAGATGTAAGGACTAAAATTCGTAGTATTTTAGGTGCTTTTATGTTTCGAGGGGAGGATATTGATAAAAAAGTAAAGGTTTTATCCGGAGGAGAACGTTCTCGTTTGGCCATGATTCGTCTGCTTTTGGAACCGGTAAATCTTTTGGTTCTCGATGAGCCTACCAACCATCTGGATATGAAATCGAAAGATGTTTTGAAAGAAGCATTGAATCAGTTTGATGGCACGGTTATCGTAGTTTCTCACGATCGTGAATTTCTGAATGGTTTGTCTTCAAAGGTATATGAGTTTACTAATAAGAAGATAAAGGAGCATTTGGGGGGGATTTATGATTTTCTGCAAGCCAAGAAAATGGATTCTTTAAAGGAATTGGAAGTGAAGAATACTGTTGCTTCGGTTCAGGTTGAAGTTGCATCATCAGATAATAAATTGAATTATTTGGAGCGGAAAGAGATGAGTAAAAAGATTTCCAAAATGGAAAGAGCAATCTCAAATTCTGAAGAAAATATTGCCCGGTTTGAAGAGAAGATAGCCGAGATGGAAGATATGCTTGCAAATTCTGAGAACATTCAAGATCAGTCTCTGTTTGCAAAATATGAGAAAGCCAAAAAAGATCTTGAAAAAGAAATGTCCGATTGGGAGAATTTAAATGAAGAATTAGAGCTTCTTATCGCTGAGAAGGGAGAATAG
- a CDS encoding DUF418 domain-containing protein, which produces MTSLSATPTFFNERIRSLDILRGFALLGILLINIQLFALPNASFTNPSVMGELSSSDYFSYYFVNVFVELKFMTIFSILFGAGILLFINRLNERGLDGSRFHIRRMMWLLLFGMLHAYFIWFGDILVAYAIVGLIAVLLRKMKDSWKIVMCAVLFLIPMGLFYIVGSSFESMPPEMAKEVMADFSPGPKLLTAEIDLYQVGSWFDIFVKRAQLNMNYQIGSFFMLSLWRTTGVMLLGMVLLTNGVLTAKKSKLFYFSMAILGIGIGTLFSNEGFHRIVETKWEVIHFFKYGYQFNYFGSLFSSLGYIGLIILIYQLKIMQFLTKGFEAVGRMAFTNYLCQSIICSIIFYSYGFGMFARYSRTELLIWVLLIWTFQLISSTIWLKYYKMGPFEWLWRYLTYKEKPQLSMNVKYQ; this is translated from the coding sequence ATGACCTCGCTTTCTGCTACGCCAACATTTTTCAATGAAAGAATACGATCTCTGGATATTCTTCGGGGATTTGCTCTATTGGGAATTCTGTTGATAAATATTCAGTTATTTGCGCTTCCCAATGCTTCTTTTACTAACCCATCAGTAATGGGAGAGTTATCTTCTTCCGATTATTTCTCATATTATTTTGTGAATGTTTTTGTGGAACTAAAATTCATGACCATATTCTCCATTTTATTTGGTGCAGGCATCCTTTTGTTTATAAACAGGCTTAATGAAAGGGGCCTTGATGGTTCTAGATTTCATATTAGACGCATGATGTGGTTACTTTTGTTTGGGATGCTGCATGCTTATTTTATATGGTTTGGAGATATTCTGGTTGCTTATGCCATTGTGGGATTGATCGCTGTTTTGCTACGAAAGATGAAGGATAGTTGGAAAATTGTTATGTGCGCGGTACTATTCCTAATTCCAATGGGCCTTTTTTATATAGTAGGTAGTTCTTTTGAAAGTATGCCACCTGAAATGGCTAAAGAAGTAATGGCCGATTTTAGTCCTGGTCCGAAATTATTAACAGCAGAAATAGATTTGTATCAAGTAGGAAGTTGGTTTGATATTTTCGTGAAACGGGCTCAACTAAATATGAATTATCAAATAGGTTCATTTTTCATGCTGTCTTTATGGAGAACAACCGGAGTAATGCTATTAGGAATGGTATTACTTACCAATGGAGTATTAACAGCAAAAAAATCGAAGCTGTTTTATTTTTCTATGGCTATTTTAGGTATTGGCATTGGAACTTTATTTTCTAACGAAGGATTTCATCGCATTGTGGAGACAAAATGGGAGGTAATCCATTTTTTTAAATATGGCTATCAGTTCAATTATTTTGGTAGTTTATTTTCCTCATTGGGTTATATTGGCTTGATCATTTTGATTTATCAATTGAAAATCATGCAATTTTTGACAAAAGGTTTTGAAGCAGTTGGTCGAATGGCTTTTACGAACTACCTTTGTCAATCCATAATTTGTTCCATTATTTTTTATAGTTATGGTTTTGGAATGTTTGCACGTTACTCAAGAACAGAGTTATTGATTTGGGTTTTGTTAATCTGGACTTTTCAATTGATTTCTTCCACTATTTGGCTGAAATATTATAAAATGGGACCATTTGAATGGTTGTGGCGATATCTTACTTATAAGGAAAAACCACAATTGTCAATGAATGTAAAATACCAATAA